In Methanofollis aquaemaris, the genomic window TACTCAGGGATGACCATTACGCCCGAGCGTCTTGAGGAAGTGAACTTCTCCAATCCATACCTGACGATCAACCAGTCCTTTGCTGTCCATGATGACTCCGGGCTCACGATGGATGACATCATGGCAGGCAAGGCCGTGATCGGTGCCCAGCGCGGGACGACCGGTGCGTACTGGGTGGAGCAAAACCTCATCGCAAACGGCACGATACCCAAAGAGAACCTGAAGTACTTTGACAGTTTCCCGATTGCCATCACCGCCCTGAACAACCGGCAGGTCGATGCGACGATCTACGACAAGCCTCCGCATATGAACTCGATCCAGGGCCAGCCCCTCCATATCGTGGGTGAGATCTACACCGGCGAGAACTATGGTGTGGCTATCCGCAAGGAGGATAACAAACTCCTCAAGACCGTCAACGAAGGTCTCGACGAGTTGATGGCCTCCCCGAAGTGGGAGGAACTTCTCAAGAAGTACGAGATGCTCTGAACCGGCTCTCTGCCCCGGTTGCTATGCATCGGCAGGGTGAGGGGTTAAACCCCAAACCTTTTCTTAAATGCAGGATAACCATAAAACACTGTATTCCTGGTGAACACATAGAACATGGCCGCTCCTTCGTGTGGCTATAGGGACTGAACATGGGTGTTATAACTATCCTGGTGGATTGGATCCCGTACCTCTTTGAGGGGGTCATCCTGACCCTCGCTCTGGTGCTTTCCTCCCTTGGTCTGGGGTTGCTCTTCGGTCTCCCTATGGCCCTCGGCCAGATCTATGGGAATCGGATCCTCAAGAGTATAATATCGGTATATGTCTGGTTCTTCAGGGGTCTGCCTGTCCTTGTGCTCCTGTTCCTCTTCTATTTCGGGATTTTTCTCTCGCTGAACCCCGGGATAGACCCATTTTATGTTGCTATCGTCGTACTTGGGCTCAGGGGTGCGGCGTACCAGTCTCAGATCTTCCGTGGTGCTATCCTCTCGATCAGCGAGGGACAGATGATCGCCGCGAGGTCGCTGGGGATGAGCAGGTGGCAGGCGATCAAGAGTATTATCCTCCCACAGGCAGTGCGGATCGCCCTGCCCGGGTGGTCAAACGAGTACCCGACGGTGCTGACCGATACCTCGGTCTGCTATGCAATCGGAGTGGCCGAGATCCTGACACGGACGACGCAGATTGTAGCCCAGACCTACATCGCGATGCCGATCTATCTGGCTGCAGCCGGGATCTATATTCTTCTCAATTATGCGGGGATGAAGGGCCTGCACATACTGGAGAAGAGGATCAGTATCCCCGGGTTTGGACAAGGAGGCGTGTAGAGAGATGGTTTCAGATGGTTGCATCCTCCGGGTCGAGGATATTCATAAGAAATATGGTGAGCGGGAGGTGCTCCGGGGTGTCTCCTTCGATGTGAAGAAAGGTGAGACAAAAGTCTTCATCGGTCCTTCGGGTACGGGCAAGAGCACCTTGCTGCGGTGCATCAACCAGTTGACCGATCCCGACGAGGGGCGTGTGTTCCTGCACGATGAGGAAGTGACGCACTCTGGCGCACGTATCAATTATTTCCGGCAGAAGATCGGGATGGTGTTCCAGAACTTCTACCTCTTCGACCACCTGACGGCTGTACGGAATGTCGAGATCGCACTGCTGAAGGTGAAGAAGATGGATCCCGCCGCGGCCCGCGAGAAGGCGCTTGCCGAACTGCGCCGGGTGGGGATGGAGGATTGGGCCGAGAACTATCCTGCCGAACTCTCGGGGGGTCAGGCGCAGCGCGTCTCGATCGCGCGTGCGCTGGCGATGGATCCCGACGTGATCCTCTTTGACGAACCTACCTCTGCTCTCGACCCCGAATTGACCCGCGAGGTGCTCGAGGTGATGAAGACGCTCGCCCGGCAGGGGATGACGATGCTCGTGGTGACGCACGAGATGAGTTTTGCCCGCTCGGTTGCGAACGAGATCATCTTCATGGAACACGGGAAGATCCAGGAACAGGGCTCCCCCGACGACCTCATGACAGGTCCTGCATTCACCCGGACAAGAGAGTTCATAGGATCATTCCAGGACTTCGGCGAGCAGTGACGTGGCGAGACGATGGACGATATAGTATTCCTGACGACAATTCTTCTCCCGGCTCTCTGGGACGGTGTCCTGATCACCCTCCTTCTCATCGCAGCGGCAGCCCCCTTCGGTTTTCTCCTGGGGATCGGTCTTGCGATCGGCAGAACATATGGCAACCGCTGGGTTTCGTTTCCCTGCAAAGCTTTTGTCACCTTTGTCAAGGGGACGCCCCTTCTTCTCCTCCTCTTCATCCTGTACTTCGGTATGCCTTCGATCGGGATCAGGTTCCCGTCGGCCGAGTGGGCGGCGGTGGTCGGGTTTATCTTCTGTAATGGGGCGTATAGTTCAGAGTATATCCGGGGTGCGCTTCTCTCGGTGAAGGAAGGGCAGATCACCGCTGCCCAGGCGCTCGGAATGACCAGATTCCAGGGGATTCGGTACATCGTCCTCCCACAGGCGCTCCGCCGTGCCATCCCCGGGCTGACCAATGAGTTCATCTATCTCATCAAGTATTCGTCCCTCGCCTACATGATCACGGTCATCGAACTGACCGGTGCGGGCAAGTTGGTGGCAACGAAGTACTTCACCTTCAATGAGACCTTCATCGTGGTCGGGATCGTCTATCTCTTCCTGGTCACAGTCACCACCCTGGTCGCAAACGGGCTTGAGAAGAAGTACGCCGTCCCGGTGTGAGGGACTCACACTCTTTTTTCAGAACGATCTGTCAGGCGCGAGGGATCCCGTTCACTCATTTCTCGCCGCCCCCCGATGCGAGACGGCAGGGTAGAATCCGTCGGGTGTGGAGGCTCTTCCGATCATCCCGCCGCCGCGCTCCCCATTTGAGTTAGGTTTATCCACCGTGGTGACCTATGCCCCCCGAACCGGGGGGGACCGGACTGAGATGATTTCAGGGTATTTCTCTCTGAGGAGCGGGTGCGATGGCTGAGGAGAAGGGCCCGGCACGGGAACTGGACTGCGTCGGACTCTTCTGCCCGGAACCGATTGCGAGAACGAAAGAGGAGATCGAGAAGGTCGCCGTCGGTGAGGTGCTGAAGGTCGAGGCCGACGACCCGGCGGCCGAAGAGGACATCACCCGCTGGGCGAAGCGGACCGGGCATGAGATTATTGGTCTTGAGAAGGAAGAGGGGATCCTGACCTTCTATATCAGGAGGACGAAGTGAGGTGGTTGGATGGAAAAAATATTGTATGTCCAGACGAGCGGACCCGATACTCCGGAACGGTTGTACGCCCCGTTCATTCTCGGGGCGACGGCGGTGAGCATGGGGGTCGAGGCGGCGATCTTCTTTATGATCAAGGGGGTGATGGTCGTCAAGCAGGGTGAGGCCGAGCAGGTCAGGGTCGGGGCCTTCCCGCCCCTGGTCGAGGCGATGCAGCAGGCGCTCGACGTTGGGGTGAAGATCTATATCTGCGAGCAGAGCACGCAACTGCTCGGGATTCCCCGTGGTGAGTTCATCCCCGAGGGAGTGATCGCCGGCGGGGCGACGCTCAACGACCTGGCCCTGGAGGCCGACGCGGTCCTGACCTTCTGAGTGGTGAGGTGGAGAATGGTCTACCTGGATCATGCATCGGCGGTGCCGGTGGACCCGCGTGTCCTGGCCTTTGCCAGGCACTATCTGGAGGAGGAGTTTGGCAACCCCTCTTCCCTGTATGACCGCGGGCTCTCGGCGCGGCGTGCGGTGGAGGCAGCGAGGGAGCAGGTCGCGGCCCTGGTCAATGCCGGGAGCCCGCGGAGCATCGTCTTCACCGGGAGCGCGACCGAGTCGAACAACCTGGGGATCAGGGGGACGGCGCTGCGGAACCGGAAGAAGGGGAAGAAGATCCTTGTCAGTGCGGTCGAGCACATCTCAGTGATGAACCCGGCAAAAGATCTCCAGAAACAGGGGTTTGAGCTGGATTTCATCCCGGTGGACCGGTATGGGACGGTCGACCTGGCCAATCTGGAGGCAGAGCTCACGCCTGAGACCGTGCTGGTCTCGGTCAATTATGCGAACGACGAGATCGGGACGGTCGAGCCGGTGCGTGAGGTGAGCAGGCTGGTGCATGAGCACGGGGCGTATCTCCATGTGAACGCCACCGCCGCGGCCGGGCGGGTGCCGATCGATGTGCAGGGGGACGGGATCGATCTCCTGACCCTTTCGGGAAACGATCTCGGGGGGCCGCGGGGCGCGGCCGCCCTGTACGTCGGGCCGGGGGTGAAGGTCCAGTCGGTGATGCCGGGCGGCGGGCAGGAGCGCGGGCTGCGTTCAGGGACCGAGAATGTCTTTGCCATTGCCGGGATGGGTGAGGCGGCGCGGCTTGCGGCAGAAGAGATGGAAGAGGAGATGGCGCGGGAGCAGGCGATCCGCGACCGTCTCGTCAGGGCGGTTCTGGAGATCGAGGAGGCCGCACTCACCGGCCACCCGACCGACCGACTCCCTCATCACGCAAGTTTCAGGTTCAGCAGGATCGAGGGGGAGAGCATTCTCCTGAATCTGGATACGTTCTTTGGCATCCAGGTGGCGACCGGGTCGGCGTGCAGTTCCAGGACGCTGGAGCCTTCCCATGTCCTGCTTGCGATCGGGTTGACCCATGAGCAGGCGCATGGCTCGGTGGTGATGACCCTGGGACGGTCGAACACCGTCGCCGATGTCAGGGTCGTCGTCGATGCGATGCAGGAGACGGTAGGGCGTCTCAGGGGGATCTCCCCGTTATAAGAGGAGGTGAAGATATGGAAGATAGGCCACAGATTGGCTACTCGAAGCGGGTCATGGACCATTTCATGAACCCGAGGAATGTGGGCGAGGTCGAGGACGCGGACGGCGTCGGGTTGGTGGGCAACCCGGTCTGCGGCGACCTGATGCAGGTCACTATCAGGGTCGAGGAGGACGTGATCACCGATATCAAGTTCAAGACTTTTGGGTGTGGTTCTGCGATCGCGACGGCAAGCATGGTCACCGAACTGGCGATGGGCAAGCACCTGGACGAGGCGCTGGCGATCACCCGTCAGGACGTGGCAGACGAACTGGAGGGACTGCCGCCGGTGAAGATGCACTGTTCCAACCTCGCGGCAGACGCCCTGCACGAGGCGATCACGGATTATCGGGAGAAGAGAAAGAAGAAAGAGGCTGAAATGACGGCTTGAACCTGCCGGGTATCTGGTGCGGCTGTCCGGGATCAGACCGACAGGATGATGTACCGTTATGTTCCAAGTTCTCACATGGTAGAGGAGTGCTACAGCATCGTCGACCTGATGCTCCTGACGTCTGAGAAGGTTGCGGAGACAGCACGCGGCCTGGACCAGGAGCAGGCGGCGGGGCTCATCGACCACCTCCTTGCGGCGCGCCGGGTCTATGTGGTCGGGGCGGGTCGCTCGGGGCTTGTGGCCAGGGCGTTTGCGATGCGGCTCTGCCATCTTGGGGTGGAAGCCTATGTGGTCGGGGAGACGATCACCCCGGCCCTGGGAGAAGGGGACACGCTTGTCGCTTTTTCGGGTTCGGGGGAAACGACGTCGGTCGTTGACTTCTGCGAGACGGCCCAGGAACTCAATGGCCGGATCTGTCTCATCACGGCCACCCCGGATTCGCAGCTCGGCCGAATGGCCGACTGTGTGGTGGACCTGGGCGCCTCGGCCCCACCGATCCGGACCTCTTCGGGGCAGTATGAGATTCGCCAGCTCACCGGGGAGTATCGATCGGTCTCTCCGTCGTTTGCTCCGTTCGGGACACTGTACGAGACTGCCGCCTTGATCTTTTCAGATGCCGTCCTCTCGGCCCTGATGGAGTTGAAGCATTGCAGTCTTGAGGATGTGAAGGGGCGGCTCGCCAATATCCAGTGAACCGCTCTGAAGATTGATATCTTTGTGAAGGGTTGACCACTCGGAGACCTGTGGTCTTCTCATGCTTTTTTTGGTCGCATCTCGAAAATCAAAGGTTTTTTGGCTTTGTGGAATTCCGTTTCCGGCGTGAGCATCGGGGGCAAGGGTGTGAACTCAAAAGATCTCTGATGAACAATTTTCATGTGGTGTGCCTGAGGCGTGCTCTCTGCTCATCCCTGATTTTACGCAGCCCCATGAGCCTTTTCATTCGGTTCCGTCGTCGGGGCGTCCCTCGATCATCTCGACTTTTTTTCTGATCTCGTCGACTGAGCGCTTCAGGTCGGCGAACTCCCTGTTCATCCCGATCCTCTCGCGGTGGCGACGGTCCAGCCAGGCCTTGAGCCTGAAGAGGGTGTAGAGCAGGAGGGTGAAGCCCGCCAGGAGGAGGATGACCACCGAGAGGGCGTGCAGATGGTCCAGGTATCGGGGGATATTGCCGGTGAGTGCGTACCCGGCCCCACCTACCACGAAGAGCCCACCGGCAGCGGCCCAGGCGGAGAGGACAGCCAGTTTCAGAGGATCCCTGCCCATATGCATATCACCGGATGGTACGGCCGGGGGTGGGGCGCTGAAGAAGTTTTTGTCCAGATGAGCGTTAATCTCAGGTGTCTGGTTGAACATGTCGAGGGGGCTACCGCCGGCGGCGTACCGTTTTATGGGATATGTACATATTCATATTGTTATATTTTTTGTAGATTTTGTGGATCGTCAGGGGGTTATATGCATTTTTTTCAGGAACTGTTTCTATCTGACGGGGTATTCAGCGATTCAGTCCTGCAATATAATTCTGAACAGCAGACGTATCTTTTTCCGGCCTGAGAGGGTGTTGTCCTGGACTTCGGTTCCTGTGTCGCGTGTAAATATATAGCCGCCGCCTATGCTGCCGTCTCCGTCCTTCTCCTCATTACATCGTGAGTGATCGGGTTCTTTTTCGAGACGATCGCATATTTGCCGGGGGCCCTCTTAGAGTATTTTGCCTCAATTTCGCGCTCCTCGTCCCCTTATCCCCTCTTCGCATCACATCTGCGAATCACGCATCCCTCCCTGGCAATTCTTGCCGCCGGTCTCCTGATACCCTCCGGTGTCCCTGATGTCGTGATGCAGGCGCTCTATCTCTCCCTGATCGATGTCTTCGCCGCGGTCGTGTATGCACTTGCGGTCCTTGCGACCAGCAGCCCAGGAAGAGTATTATCCCTCAGGCGTAGAAAAGATCTATTCAATGACTCAGAATGAAGGACACTTTGAGAAGGGGCGGTGGGTCGAGTATGAGGAACCGGCGCCTGAAACATCGTCAGAACCCTCAGCACCTTCGTTGGATGACCTCGTCGACGAGGCCTCGAAGTCGGTACGCAGGGCGGTCGGGGACGTGACCGCACTCGGCCGCCACCTTTTCCTCACTGAGGAGGGACGCGGTCACCTGGAGAAGAAGGCACGGGACGCCGGGGCGGCGCTGGAACGTGCCGTCACCGAGGTGGCCGAGAAGGCGCGGAAGGGTCACGAAAAGAAGGAATAAGCAGGCGGTGGTCTGCTGGCCTCATATCTTTTTTTTAGGCTCTGTAGAATTTTTCATGAGCGCCGGGCTCACGCATACGGGATGAAAATTTCTTGTCACGTGCTGTCTCATTTCAAGACGCAAGAATCGATGGAGACCTCACTCTATTGCCGCCCCCCGGCTATCTTCGTCTGTGGGGGTCCGGGGGCACGGCCCCCGGTGCGAGACGGCAGGGAAGTTTCTGCAATTGAGGGCGGCATGCCTGATCATTCCATCACGCCTTCCCAAACATCGGTGCCGGGGGGAGATTTCTGGCTGTTCACCGATCGCAAGGAGGGGATCACAAACTCTTCCACATCCTGGACGACTGCAATATGAAATTTTCATCCAATATGCCTGTGGTGTGCTTTCGCTTTATGGGCTATTCTAAAAAGCCTGATCTTCTTCAGTTTTCCTGGTGAGGAGTCGATCTGTCATCGCTTCAAGTGCAGTGGTGGCCTCTTCATCGGTTATATTGGGGTCTCTGAAACGGGTAAACCGCTCACATACAAGTTCCTGGCACTGCCCACAGTGGTCGAGGTGCCGTTCGCCCACACAGCATTCATGGATCGGGCACTCCTCGGCTCCGACATATGCCGTCCAGAACGGCCTGCCCCGGACCGCTTCGCACCCTCCACATTCAGAAAAGTAGTCGCAGTCTTTACAGACAATTCCACAGACCTCGATATTTTGTTCCATATGATCGCACTCTGACTGATCGATATATATCTCTGTGCCCTGTATGGTGAAAGTAAATAAGGGAATATATGGGTTCTGTTGAATCGCATGTTTTTAAGGCTTTGTAGAATTTTTCATGAGGCGAAAGCACGCCTCAAGCATATGGGATGAAAATTTCTTGTCACTTGCTCTCTCTCTTTTCAAGAGAGGAGAATCGGTGGGGATCGTGTTCCATCGCCGCCCCTCGGCTATCTTTGGTCCGTGGGGGGTCCGGGGGGTGCAACCCCCCGGCGTGAGACAGCGGGGAAGATTCTGCGATTGAGGGCGGCACATCAGATCGACGTGCCTTCCTCCACGGTTGGTAATGGATCGTGACCAGAACGCGGCGATCAATATTATGAGATTGGGGCTGCAATCTCAGGGGTAACATCCCAGGATGCCCCCGACTTCAGTCGGGGGAGCAGTCACCATTATTTCACGTTCTGTCTTACAACGGCACTCCCATGAGGTGAAGGATCACCACGATAACCACGCCGACGATCCCGCCGAGTGCACAGATGAGTACGGTGATAATGTCGATCGGGATGTCGGGTTGTCCGAAAAGGCTCATCACGTTGAAGAGGTTGATCAGGTAGAGGACGACGACGCCGATGATGGCGTTGATCACGAGTGCAATCCCTTTTCTCACAAAATAAAACAGGAGCAGCGCTATGAGAAGTGCGAGCAGGATTCCGATGATTGGTCCGAGCATGCCTGTAACTCAGCATGCGGAA contains:
- a CDS encoding ABC transporter substrate-binding protein, with the translated sequence MNMKLGGGLLVLILAFTVCFAGCTGSEAPADQGQETGGADDVPTYIVGVDSAYPPYAYMEKDGTITGLDVESVQWIAEKKGFKVEIKGMDWDGIIPALQQRKIDMVYSGMTITPERLEEVNFSNPYLTINQSFAVHDDSGLTMDDIMAGKAVIGAQRGTTGAYWVEQNLIANGTIPKENLKYFDSFPIAITALNNRQVDATIYDKPPHMNSIQGQPLHIVGEIYTGENYGVAIRKEDNKLLKTVNEGLDELMASPKWEELLKKYEML
- a CDS encoding amino acid ABC transporter permease, with the translated sequence MGVITILVDWIPYLFEGVILTLALVLSSLGLGLLFGLPMALGQIYGNRILKSIISVYVWFFRGLPVLVLLFLFYFGIFLSLNPGIDPFYVAIVVLGLRGAAYQSQIFRGAILSISEGQMIAARSLGMSRWQAIKSIILPQAVRIALPGWSNEYPTVLTDTSVCYAIGVAEILTRTTQIVAQTYIAMPIYLAAAGIYILLNYAGMKGLHILEKRISIPGFGQGGV
- a CDS encoding amino acid ABC transporter ATP-binding protein, with amino-acid sequence MVSDGCILRVEDIHKKYGEREVLRGVSFDVKKGETKVFIGPSGTGKSTLLRCINQLTDPDEGRVFLHDEEVTHSGARINYFRQKIGMVFQNFYLFDHLTAVRNVEIALLKVKKMDPAAAREKALAELRRVGMEDWAENYPAELSGGQAQRVSIARALAMDPDVILFDEPTSALDPELTREVLEVMKTLARQGMTMLVVTHEMSFARSVANEIIFMEHGKIQEQGSPDDLMTGPAFTRTREFIGSFQDFGEQ
- a CDS encoding amino acid ABC transporter permease — translated: MDDIVFLTTILLPALWDGVLITLLLIAAAAPFGFLLGIGLAIGRTYGNRWVSFPCKAFVTFVKGTPLLLLLFILYFGMPSIGIRFPSAEWAAVVGFIFCNGAYSSEYIRGALLSVKEGQITAAQALGMTRFQGIRYIVLPQALRRAIPGLTNEFIYLIKYSSLAYMITVIELTGAGKLVATKYFTFNETFIVVGIVYLFLVTVTTLVANGLEKKYAVPV
- a CDS encoding sulfurtransferase TusA family protein, whose product is MAEEKGPARELDCVGLFCPEPIARTKEEIEKVAVGEVLKVEADDPAAEEDITRWAKRTGHEIIGLEKEEGILTFYIRRTK
- a CDS encoding DsrE family protein, whose amino-acid sequence is MEKILYVQTSGPDTPERLYAPFILGATAVSMGVEAAIFFMIKGVMVVKQGEAEQVRVGAFPPLVEAMQQALDVGVKIYICEQSTQLLGIPRGEFIPEGVIAGGATLNDLALEADAVLTF
- a CDS encoding cysteine desulfurase family protein → MVYLDHASAVPVDPRVLAFARHYLEEEFGNPSSLYDRGLSARRAVEAAREQVAALVNAGSPRSIVFTGSATESNNLGIRGTALRNRKKGKKILVSAVEHISVMNPAKDLQKQGFELDFIPVDRYGTVDLANLEAELTPETVLVSVNYANDEIGTVEPVREVSRLVHEHGAYLHVNATAAAGRVPIDVQGDGIDLLTLSGNDLGGPRGAAALYVGPGVKVQSVMPGGGQERGLRSGTENVFAIAGMGEAARLAAEEMEEEMAREQAIRDRLVRAVLEIEEAALTGHPTDRLPHHASFRFSRIEGESILLNLDTFFGIQVATGSACSSRTLEPSHVLLAIGLTHEQAHGSVVMTLGRSNTVADVRVVVDAMQETVGRLRGISPL
- the nifU gene encoding Fe-S cluster assembly scaffold protein NifU, with protein sequence MEDRPQIGYSKRVMDHFMNPRNVGEVEDADGVGLVGNPVCGDLMQVTIRVEEDVITDIKFKTFGCGSAIATASMVTELAMGKHLDEALAITRQDVADELEGLPPVKMHCSNLAADALHEAITDYREKRKKKEAEMTA
- the hxlB gene encoding 6-phospho-3-hexuloisomerase; protein product: MVEECYSIVDLMLLTSEKVAETARGLDQEQAAGLIDHLLAARRVYVVGAGRSGLVARAFAMRLCHLGVEAYVVGETITPALGEGDTLVAFSGSGETTSVVDFCETAQELNGRICLITATPDSQLGRMADCVVDLGASAPPIRTSSGQYEIRQLTGEYRSVSPSFAPFGTLYETAALIFSDAVLSALMELKHCSLEDVKGRLANIQ
- a CDS encoding DUF3795 domain-containing protein; the protein is MEQNIEVCGIVCKDCDYFSECGGCEAVRGRPFWTAYVGAEECPIHECCVGERHLDHCGQCQELVCERFTRFRDPNITDEEATTALEAMTDRLLTRKTEEDQAF
- a CDS encoding pro-sigmaK processing inhibitor BofA family protein; protein product: MLGPIIGILLALLIALLLFYFVRKGIALVINAIIGVVVLYLINLFNVMSLFGQPDIPIDIITVLICALGGIVGVVIVVILHLMGVPL